In Syntrophorhabdales bacterium, the DNA window TATCTGATGCCCGCATAGCCTTCGGAGGCGTTGCACCATTCCCGCTCAGAAGTGCAAAAGCTGAAGCCGCCCTGAAAGGCAAGGAATTGAAAGGCGCCGTTTCCGCCGCGTGCGCCGTCTGTGTGGACGGTGCACAGCCTATGAGCAAGAATGGCTACAAGGTTGACGCGGCTAAAGGGGTCCTGGAGCAAGCGCTCACATCTCTGGCGTGAATTTTTAGCGCAGCACTTGGTTCAGAGTAACTTGAAGCCGGTCCCTCAGAACCGGTTTGATGAGCGTGGCCCTTACTCCACTTGCGCGGACCTCTTCAAGTGTGATCAGGTGCCCCTGCCCGGTCATCAGAATAACGGCTATATCATCTTTCACGCGGAGCATTTGAGCTGCAAGCTGAGTTCCAAGCAAATCGGGCATCATCTGATCCACAATCACCGCGTCGAATCTTTCCGGAGCCCGGGAAAAAAGATTGAGTGCCTTCACAGGGTGAGTACAAACAACCGAAAGACAGCCGATACGGCGCAGCATGTGCCTGACCATTTCGGCGACCATCTCGTCGTCATCCACGACCAATATTCTGTGTTTGCCTAATCCCCGTTTGCCCATTACCAGTTGAACATAAGTCTTTCAAGGTCCTGATGCAAGAGTTTTTTATTCGGTTGAACCTTTAAAGGCTTTAAGCCATGCGACGATTTCCTCTGCTGCGACATTAGGGGTATTCATATGGTTGCTGTCGACAACGACGTATTTGTTGTTCTGGTTGGGGGGCGCTTTTTCAAAGGCATACGATGGGCCCGACTGGTACATAGGGTCCTGCGTGCCGACCACCCACAGAAGGGCGGTCCCCGGCTTAAGGGCTGCCGCATTGGTAGGCATTACGGCGGGCCCCTGCGGGTCAGTGTAGCTGAGATAAATTTTTGCAGTGACTTTTCTGGTCTCCCTCTTCCCCTGGTTGTAATCATCAAAGATCCCGATCTTATCACCATTGCCTTCGCTCACCATCTTACGCGCGGTTTCCACGCTCCCACCCACACTTGATGCGTATCTCTTCGCTTCCGGCGCGTGGCCGGGTGCGACTGCCACTATCCCATCGACTTGCACTTTTGTGCCATAGTAGAGCGCCACGTTAGCGCCCAGACTATGTCCTGCGATAAAGATACGCTTGGCCCCTTTGCTCCTGATTTCTGCGATGGCTCTGTCGATTTCGGAAACCGTGTCCTCGTATGCTTTATCGAAGCCGCGGTACCTGGAGTAGGGCATCTCCGGCACCGTGACAATGAAACCGTTTTTCTTAAGAGCATCTGCCAGTCCCGAAAGCAGGCTCGGGATACCGTCCTTTCCGTGCAGGAGAACGATACCCGTCTTTGTCTCGTCTGCAGCACCGGTTGAGGAAAGCACCAACAGAACAAGAAAGAACGCGCAAACTGTCCTTTTGACCATGTTCATCATGTGTGACTCCTTATGCCGGTTGATGAGCATTCCAGCATTACGATGATCAGTTACCTTAATTGTAGCACCGGTAGACTGCTTGTCGACAGATTTGGTAGCGGAGATAGTACGGTCACAGAAAAAACTTGACAGGGCTAGACCCCGTAGAATAATTTCTTTAGGGATTATGCCCTGCAAATAACACGAGTGGAATGCATACTGCGTCATTACTGAGCCCCGCACGTTCCACTAAAA includes these proteins:
- a CDS encoding alpha/beta hydrolase; protein product: MMNMVKRTVCAFFLVLLVLSSTGAADETKTGIVLLHGKDGIPSLLSGLADALKKNGFIVTVPEMPYSRYRGFDKAYEDTVSEIDRAIAEIRSKGAKRIFIAGHSLGANVALYYGTKVQVDGIVAVAPGHAPEAKRYASSVGGSVETARKMVSEGNGDKIGIFDDYNQGKRETRKVTAKIYLSYTDPQGPAVMPTNAAALKPGTALLWVVGTQDPMYQSGPSYAFEKAPPNQNNKYVVVDSNHMNTPNVAAEEIVAWLKAFKGSTE
- a CDS encoding response regulator, whose product is MDDDEMVAEMVRHMLRRIGCLSVVCTHPVKALNLFSRAPERFDAVIVDQMMPDLLGTQLAAQMLRVKDDIAVILMTGQGHLITLEEVRASGVRATLIKPVLRDRLQVTLNQVLR